The following are encoded together in the Xanthobacter autotrophicus Py2 genome:
- a CDS encoding response regulator receiver protein (PFAM: response regulator receiver~KEGG: two-component response regulator), whose amino-acid sequence MASNSLVKQLPFLRRYTRALVGSQAAGDLLVQNTLQAILDRKVAVDTTVSPRVALYKAFHEVWNRQPQGGSVPSRADQRLQAMDLSSRVALLLTAMEGFSFAETANILGTSLDEVEAQVVAAQREIDRQIATRVLIIEDEWVIALDLKTLVSELGHEVIGVAPTHAKAVELAKAGNFGLVLADIQLADGSSGIEAVTEILESFNVPVIFITAFPDRLLTGERPEPTYLITKPFLTETVKATIAQALFFHEAKSEPESLKAKTA is encoded by the coding sequence ATGGCATCGAACTCGCTCGTCAAGCAGCTACCGTTCCTGCGCCGCTATACGCGGGCGCTCGTGGGCTCGCAGGCGGCCGGCGATCTCCTGGTGCAGAACACGCTCCAGGCCATCCTGGACCGCAAGGTGGCGGTGGATACCACCGTCTCGCCCCGGGTCGCGCTCTACAAGGCATTCCACGAGGTGTGGAACCGCCAGCCGCAAGGCGGCTCCGTTCCCTCGCGCGCCGACCAGCGCCTCCAGGCCATGGACCTGTCCTCCCGCGTGGCACTGCTTTTGACCGCCATGGAGGGGTTCTCCTTCGCCGAGACCGCCAACATCCTCGGCACGTCCCTCGACGAGGTGGAGGCGCAGGTGGTGGCGGCCCAGCGCGAGATCGACCGGCAGATCGCCACCCGCGTCCTCATCATCGAGGACGAATGGGTGATCGCCCTCGACCTCAAGACCCTGGTGAGCGAGCTGGGCCACGAGGTCATCGGCGTCGCCCCCACCCATGCCAAGGCGGTGGAGCTGGCCAAGGCCGGCAATTTTGGCCTGGTGCTGGCGGATATCCAGCTCGCCGACGGTTCCTCGGGCATCGAGGCGGTGACCGAGATCCTGGAGAGCTTCAACGTGCCGGTGATCTTCATCACCGCCTTCCCCGACCGCCTGCTCACCGGCGAGCGGCCGGAGCCGACCTATCTCATCACCAAGCCGTTCCTGACCGAGACGGTGAAGGCCACCATCGCCCAGGCCCTGTTCTTCCACGAGGCGAAGTCCGAGCCCGAGAGCCTCAAGGCCAAGACGGCCTGA
- a CDS encoding signal transduction histidine kinase (PFAM: histidine kinase HAMP region domain protein; histidine kinase dimerisation/phosphoacceptor~KEGG: sensor histidine kinase, putative), with the protein MDLGKAEAARARNRERSSIFASAVGQPRTLFDSVRRRLVLVVLLALAPIAVLNIVQGVMQLSDAEEAARQRLLQQAVAAAVSQQNIFASTENVLYALKNVEEVRAAGQSCAATLRGATISLPFAANIGVLDAQGRVTCAALPFPGRSVGEEPWWKEAIGRTGFSLVGPTRSPGANLDVLVGILPLRDAAGRLEGAIALGIDIRWLDNLLKQQIPPSAGIVALFSNRGQELVSNARTMSAALFQREMFQTTGQDVRSNLYENTDPAGKSWTFATAPLDRDGLTVAFAMPSDRLFGWTFVTVAASIALPALIIILSLAALWVAVDRIILRWLLYLRRVTAVYAQGHYGFRPTRLGAAPSEFRVLGHAVENMAFAVRHRDARLRENLAEKTALVREIHHRIKNSLQVVVSLLSLYGSGIGKSEDRRRFDQLRLRVNTLALVHRILYEANDGSQVHLRELLGELASLIEGSTDANVRITVEAQDAPLPTDMAVPLALMVVEVALNLALPQGTGSAAVLLSGSRNGERLHIALRSATGTWDSKGSATDLASGFAAQLGGSLGCRDEAGGGLVVAGDFPCRPNTGPRTTVPRTTGPNTGRMA; encoded by the coding sequence ATGGATTTGGGCAAGGCGGAGGCCGCACGGGCACGAAACAGGGAGCGCAGCTCCATCTTTGCCTCGGCAGTCGGGCAGCCGCGCACGCTTTTCGACAGCGTGCGGCGCCGCCTCGTCCTCGTGGTCCTGCTCGCGCTGGCCCCCATCGCGGTGCTGAACATCGTCCAGGGCGTGATGCAGCTCTCCGATGCGGAGGAAGCTGCGCGCCAGCGCCTGCTGCAGCAGGCCGTGGCCGCCGCCGTCAGCCAGCAGAACATCTTCGCCTCCACAGAAAACGTGCTCTATGCGCTCAAGAACGTGGAAGAGGTGCGCGCGGCCGGCCAAAGCTGCGCGGCCACCCTGCGTGGCGCCACCATCAGCCTGCCCTTCGCCGCCAATATCGGCGTGCTCGATGCCCAGGGCAGGGTGACCTGCGCCGCCCTGCCCTTCCCCGGCCGCTCGGTGGGCGAGGAGCCCTGGTGGAAGGAGGCCATTGGCAGGACCGGCTTCAGCCTGGTAGGGCCGACGCGCAGCCCCGGTGCCAATCTGGACGTGCTGGTGGGCATCCTGCCGCTGCGCGACGCCGCCGGGCGGCTGGAAGGCGCCATCGCCCTGGGCATCGATATCAGATGGCTCGACAACCTGCTGAAGCAGCAGATCCCGCCCTCAGCGGGCATCGTCGCCCTGTTCTCTAACCGGGGGCAGGAGCTGGTGTCCAATGCCCGGACCATGAGCGCCGCCCTGTTCCAGCGCGAGATGTTCCAGACCACCGGCCAGGACGTACGTAGCAATCTCTACGAAAACACCGATCCCGCCGGCAAGAGCTGGACCTTCGCCACCGCGCCGCTGGACCGCGACGGCCTCACCGTGGCCTTCGCCATGCCCTCGGACCGGCTGTTCGGCTGGACCTTCGTGACGGTGGCGGCGAGCATCGCCCTGCCGGCGCTCATCATCATCCTGTCACTCGCCGCCCTGTGGGTGGCGGTGGACCGCATCATCCTGCGCTGGCTGCTTTATCTGCGCCGGGTGACGGCGGTCTATGCCCAGGGCCACTACGGCTTCCGCCCTACCCGCCTCGGAGCGGCGCCCTCGGAATTCCGCGTGCTCGGCCATGCGGTGGAGAACATGGCCTTCGCCGTGCGCCACCGCGACGCCCGCCTGCGCGAGAACCTGGCCGAGAAGACCGCGCTGGTGCGCGAGATCCACCACCGCATCAAGAACAGCCTGCAGGTGGTGGTGAGCCTGCTCAGCCTCTACGGATCGGGTATCGGCAAGAGCGAGGACCGCCGCCGCTTCGACCAGCTGCGGCTGCGGGTGAACACCCTCGCCCTGGTCCACCGCATCCTCTACGAGGCCAATGACGGTTCCCAGGTGCACCTGCGCGAGCTGCTCGGCGAGCTGGCCTCGCTGATCGAGGGCAGCACCGACGCCAACGTCCGCATCACCGTGGAGGCGCAGGATGCGCCCCTGCCCACCGACATGGCAGTACCCCTTGCCCTCATGGTGGTGGAAGTGGCGCTCAATCTCGCCCTGCCGCAGGGCACCGGGTCCGCTGCCGTGCTGTTGAGCGGAAGCCGGAATGGCGAGCGCCTCCATATCGCCCTGCGCAGCGCCACGGGGACCTGGGACTCGAAAGGCTCGGCCACCGACCTCGCCTCCGGATTTGCCGCCCAGCTCGGAGGCAGCCTCGGCTGCCGCGACGAGGCCGGCGGCGGCCTGGTGGTGGCCGGCGACTTCCCCTGCCGCCCCAACACAGGACCCAGGACGACAGTACCCCGGACCACAGGCCCCAATACCGGCCGCATGGCCTGA
- a CDS encoding PRC-barrel domain protein (PFAM: PRC-barrel domain protein~KEGG: atc:AGR_L_1375 hypothetical protein), producing MNKMPIYAAAATLLLSTTAMAQTAVPPATPNTPAAKTQMTPGATSGHSAFIQQQKADQHLASNLIGMKVHGAADENLGEINDLVIDRTGNVLAAVIGVGGFLGVGEKDVAVPFEAVEMTRATDGKNRLVLRKTKDELKAAPEFAKYDAAPSTTGSVTKPAHPAPATAPATTR from the coding sequence ATGAACAAGATGCCGATTTACGCTGCCGCCGCGACCCTTCTTCTGTCCACCACCGCCATGGCCCAGACCGCGGTTCCGCCCGCCACGCCCAACACCCCGGCCGCGAAGACCCAGATGACGCCGGGCGCGACCTCGGGTCACTCGGCCTTCATCCAGCAGCAGAAGGCCGACCAGCATCTGGCCTCCAACCTCATCGGCATGAAGGTGCACGGCGCCGCCGACGAGAATTTGGGCGAGATCAACGACCTGGTCATCGACCGCACGGGCAATGTGCTGGCGGCCGTGATCGGCGTCGGCGGCTTCCTCGGCGTCGGCGAGAAGGATGTGGCGGTTCCGTTCGAGGCGGTGGAAATGACCCGCGCCACCGACGGCAAGAACCGCCTGGTGCTCCGCAAGACCAAGGACGAGCTGAAGGCCGCGCCGGAGTTCGCCAAGTATGACGCGGCGCCCTCCACCACCGGCAGCGTGACCAAGCCGGCTCACCCGGCCCCGGCCACGGCACCCGCCACCACCCGCTGA
- a CDS encoding hypothetical protein (KEGG: rru:Rru_A3018 hypothetical protein), with translation MAIRSQLAGAEHMDKARTKGTSQRGFAAMDAEKQKAIARKGGESVPAEKRSFFQNRALAAEAGRKGGQSVADEHRSFSRDRALASQAGQKGGQKSSQSGGTPPTGGTT, from the coding sequence ATGGCGATACGGTCCCAATTGGCAGGAGCAGAGCACATGGACAAGGCTCGAACCAAGGGCACGTCGCAACGCGGGTTCGCCGCCATGGATGCGGAGAAGCAGAAGGCCATCGCCCGCAAGGGCGGCGAAAGCGTTCCCGCCGAAAAGCGCAGCTTTTTCCAGAATCGCGCGCTGGCGGCGGAAGCCGGCCGCAAGGGCGGGCAGAGCGTCGCCGACGAGCATCGCAGCTTCTCCCGCGACCGGGCTCTGGCCTCGCAGGCCGGACAGAAGGGCGGGCAGAAGAGCAGCCAGTCGGGCGGCACGCCCCCCACCGGCGGCACCACCTGA
- a CDS encoding Methyltransferase type 11 (PFAM: Methyltransferase type 11~KEGG: bra:BRADO0568 conserved hypothetical protein; putative SAM-dependent methyltransferase) codes for MFLDVVDLRNFYAQPLGIMTRRLLGRAIRSRFDNVTNLRVLGLGYATPYLGVFREEAERCLAVMPAAQGVVRWPSAAPTLATLADETLLPFPTASMDRVVAVHALEMTPNAAEMLSEVWRVLAPGGRLLAVVPNRRGVWARIDTTPFGNGRPFSRGQVVALLRQALFTPVGWNEALYAPPSRWFLRTAVAWERVGAQFSLPFSGVLVVEATKQLYRPIPARKPRLAPVLEPALDGSLVGSPAPAGRVRLPQSMPE; via the coding sequence ATGTTTCTCGACGTCGTCGACCTGCGCAATTTCTACGCCCAGCCCCTCGGTATCATGACGCGGCGCCTGCTGGGGCGGGCCATCCGCTCGCGCTTCGACAACGTCACCAACCTGCGCGTCCTGGGCCTCGGCTATGCGACACCTTACCTCGGCGTGTTCCGCGAGGAGGCCGAGCGCTGCCTTGCGGTGATGCCGGCGGCGCAGGGGGTGGTGCGCTGGCCCTCCGCCGCGCCGACGCTGGCAACGCTGGCCGACGAGACCCTGCTGCCGTTTCCCACCGCCAGCATGGACCGGGTGGTGGCGGTGCACGCTTTGGAGATGACCCCCAATGCCGCTGAGATGCTGAGCGAGGTGTGGCGGGTGCTGGCTCCTGGCGGGCGGCTGCTGGCGGTGGTGCCCAACCGGCGCGGGGTGTGGGCCCGGATCGACACCACGCCGTTCGGCAACGGCCGCCCGTTCTCCCGCGGCCAGGTGGTGGCGCTGCTGCGGCAGGCCCTGTTCACCCCCGTGGGCTGGAACGAGGCACTTTATGCGCCGCCGAGCCGCTGGTTCCTGCGCACGGCGGTGGCATGGGAGCGCGTCGGCGCCCAGTTCTCTTTGCCATTCTCCGGCGTGCTGGTGGTGGAGGCGACCAAGCAGCTCTATCGCCCCATCCCCGCCCGCAAGCCCCGCCTCGCCCCGGTGCTGGAACCGGCGCTGGACGGCAGCCTCGTGGGCAGCCCGGCGCCGGCGGGTCGGGTGCGCCTCCCGCAATCCATGCCGGAGTGA
- a CDS encoding Hydroxyacylglutathione hydrolase (PFAM: beta-lactamase domain protein~KEGG: rpe:RPE_0164 hydroxyacylglutathione hydrolase): MPAASATHSGAVSNAVPLALRRPETVPAEIRLVPCLSDNYAVLIHDPVTEATAVVDVPEATPVIAALEKEGWNLTHILVTHHHADHTQGIPAVKARFGATVVGPKSEADKIPGLDVTVVDGDPVAVGSLVGRVLETPGHTAGPATYLFEGEKLLFAGDTLFTLGCGRPLECEPPVLWDSLQRLRALPEDLQVYSGHEYTLANARFAATVDPDNPALIRLYGDAQRKRDAGSPTIPSRLGDEVAANPFLRADDPGMAERLGMAGAEPALVFTELRLRKNAFKG; the protein is encoded by the coding sequence ATGCCGGCCGCGTCCGCAACCCATTCGGGCGCTGTGTCGAATGCCGTTCCGCTCGCGCTCCGGAGACCCGAGACCGTGCCAGCCGAAATCCGCCTCGTCCCCTGCCTCTCCGACAATTATGCCGTCCTGATCCACGATCCGGTCACCGAGGCGACCGCCGTGGTGGACGTGCCCGAGGCGACTCCCGTCATCGCGGCGCTGGAGAAGGAGGGCTGGAACCTCACCCACATCCTCGTCACCCATCACCACGCCGACCACACCCAGGGCATCCCGGCGGTGAAGGCGCGATTCGGCGCCACCGTGGTGGGGCCGAAATCCGAGGCCGACAAGATCCCCGGCCTCGACGTGACGGTGGTGGACGGCGATCCGGTGGCGGTGGGCTCGCTGGTAGGGCGGGTGCTGGAGACCCCCGGCCACACCGCCGGCCCCGCCACCTACCTGTTCGAGGGCGAGAAGCTGCTGTTCGCCGGCGATACCCTGTTCACCCTTGGCTGCGGCCGGCCGCTGGAATGCGAGCCGCCGGTGCTGTGGGACTCGCTGCAGCGCCTGCGTGCACTGCCCGAGGACCTTCAGGTCTACAGCGGCCACGAATACACCCTGGCCAATGCCCGCTTCGCCGCCACGGTGGACCCGGACAATCCCGCCCTCATCCGCCTTTATGGCGATGCGCAGCGCAAGCGGGACGCCGGCTCCCCCACCATTCCCTCGCGGCTGGGCGACGAGGTGGCCGCCAACCCCTTCCTGCGCGCGGACGATCCCGGCATGGCGGAGCGTCTCGGCATGGCGGGGGCCGAGCCGGCCCTCGTCTTCACCGAGCTGCGGCTGCGCAAGAACGCCTTCAAGGGCTGA
- a CDS encoding conserved hypothetical protein (KEGG: mlo:mll3692 hypothetical protein), translating to MVQKPEIVSTTAEPSLSDVRADLDQLRADFAQLIETLGKTAKHGVKGAKGEATNAAEDVTDWAEGQFLTLRESIREQPITACAIAAGVGVILGQILLRR from the coding sequence ATGGTCCAGAAGCCCGAAATCGTGAGCACCACCGCCGAGCCGAGCCTGAGCGATGTCCGCGCCGACCTCGACCAGCTGCGGGCGGATTTCGCCCAGCTGATCGAAACCCTCGGCAAGACCGCAAAGCACGGCGTCAAGGGCGCGAAGGGTGAGGCGACCAACGCCGCCGAGGATGTGACCGACTGGGCCGAGGGCCAGTTCCTGACCCTGCGCGAGAGCATCCGCGAGCAGCCCATCACCGCCTGCGCCATCGCCGCCGGCGTCGGCGTGATCCTGGGCCAGATCCTGCTGCGCCGCTGA
- a CDS encoding protein of unknown function DUF985 (PFAM: protein of unknown function DUF985~KEGG: rpc:RPC_0507 protein of unknown function DUF985) — MADGLNGLTAEEVVALLQLQPHPEGGHFRETFRDRPAGRDAAGGARGASTAIYFLLKEGQRSHWHRVDAAEIWHWHAGAPLTLAIADGEGRRELALGPDLKAGERPQAVVPPFAWQAAQSRGAWTLVGCTVAPAFQFEGFELAPPGWEPDEGPA; from the coding sequence GTGGCTGATGGGCTCAACGGGCTGACCGCCGAGGAGGTGGTCGCCCTCCTCCAGCTCCAGCCGCACCCGGAGGGCGGGCATTTCCGCGAGACCTTCCGGGATCGGCCGGCGGGCCGCGATGCTGCAGGCGGGGCGCGGGGCGCCTCCACCGCCATCTATTTCCTGCTGAAAGAGGGCCAGCGCTCCCACTGGCACCGGGTGGACGCGGCCGAAATCTGGCACTGGCATGCCGGCGCGCCGCTGACGCTTGCCATCGCCGATGGCGAAGGCCGGCGCGAGCTGGCGCTGGGGCCGGATCTCAAGGCGGGGGAGAGGCCGCAGGCGGTGGTGCCGCCGTTCGCGTGGCAGGCGGCGCAAAGCCGGGGGGCGTGGACGCTGGTGGGCTGCACCGTGGCGCCGGCGTTCCAGTTCGAGGGCTTCGAACTGGCCCCGCCCGGCTGGGAGCCGGACGAAGGGCCGGCTTAG
- a CDS encoding multi-sensor hybrid histidine kinase (TIGRFAM: PAS sensor protein~PFAM: response regulator receiver; ATP-binding region ATPase domain protein; histidine kinase A domain protein; PAS fold-3 domain protein; PAS fold-4 domain protein; PAS fold domain protein~SMART: PAS domain containing protein; PAC repeat-containing protein~KEGG: rsh:Rsph17029_2967 PAS/PAC sensor hybrid histidine kinase), whose translation MNLSSRGLVGLFLKIISEPRSLASRLWFAGVVLAGAFGLRYGLSLSLRELAPFLFQLPAIIVVTLISGARVGFGAVVALALANAALLPSHAWSNLGGGLGAPADGGFGAVAGLFSFTVNALGLWLIGSLIRVSVRRLNATHGALLAAVAEQNSVVATLEALLQHAPVGFAFFDRQLRFIRVNETLARMVGIPAGEHVGRSLADMLPQLSGAITPGLEQVRATGAVLADVEVEGATPAAPGVWRHFLVSFFPVRTQGEAIGLVGMIVTEITGRKTAEKALAESEQRYRLLAEALPKMVWTATPDGKGDYYNHRWSEYTGVTPPTGEVSEWHTHLHPEDQAAALDEWKGSLESGKPYSRECRFRAGDGSYRWFLCRAVPVRDDDGRIDRWYGSCTDISEIVAAREALARTNEDLERLASARTMELARANALLKQEMEDRLKAEAQLRQAQKMEAVGQLTGGIAHDFNNLLTVIIGNLEAAERRVPRDDTNKDATDIRRFLDYGRQGALRAATLTQQLLAFSRRQPLDPRPTDINKLITGMSDMLRSALGEKVTVETVLAGGLWCAEIDHNQLENAILNLGVNGRDAMPAGGTLTIETANAYLDEAYCAAHEDLEPGQYVAVFVCDTGSGMAEEVRARAFEPFFTTKGPREGTGLGLSQVYGFVKQSGGHVMIYSAPGEGTTVKLYLPRHPDDVAGEPVDPDADHAPHTGAARVLLVEDDAALRALSTKALRDAGHTVVEAADAASALATLEDGAVPDLLLTDLRLGTDAQRMDGRHLADEVRRRLTTVRVLFTAAYAKNAASENGRLDHGVRLLTKPFTQAELVTKVKDVLEAPGHRGTVLLVEDEPFVAMVARQILEDHGFEVTVASHGHAALAHAEASVPDPSRNALVLAVVDVGLPDMNGDEVVRRLGAIAPGLPVIIATGYGTQELEAEFGASPRIALMGKPYDGATLRNGLRKLGFNIESE comes from the coding sequence ATGAACCTGTCCAGCCGGGGCCTTGTCGGCCTGTTCCTCAAAATCATTTCAGAGCCGCGCTCGCTGGCGTCGCGGCTGTGGTTCGCCGGCGTGGTGCTGGCGGGAGCATTCGGCCTGCGCTACGGCCTCAGCCTGTCGCTTCGGGAGCTGGCGCCGTTCCTGTTCCAGCTGCCGGCCATCATCGTGGTGACGCTGATCAGCGGGGCGCGGGTGGGCTTTGGCGCCGTGGTGGCCCTCGCCCTCGCCAATGCCGCGCTGCTGCCCAGCCATGCGTGGAGTAATCTGGGCGGCGGCTTGGGCGCCCCTGCCGACGGCGGCTTCGGCGCGGTGGCGGGGCTGTTCTCCTTCACGGTGAACGCCCTCGGCCTGTGGCTGATCGGATCGTTGATACGGGTCAGCGTCCGCCGCCTGAATGCCACTCACGGCGCGCTCCTGGCGGCGGTGGCCGAGCAGAACTCCGTGGTGGCGACCCTGGAAGCCCTGCTGCAGCACGCCCCCGTGGGCTTTGCCTTCTTCGACCGCCAGCTGCGCTTCATTCGGGTCAACGAGACCCTGGCGCGGATGGTGGGCATTCCGGCCGGGGAACACGTGGGCCGTTCCCTCGCCGACATGCTGCCCCAGCTCTCCGGCGCCATCACTCCCGGTCTGGAGCAGGTGCGCGCCACCGGCGCCGTCCTCGCCGACGTGGAGGTGGAAGGCGCCACCCCGGCGGCTCCGGGGGTGTGGCGCCACTTCCTGGTCAGCTTCTTCCCGGTCCGCACCCAGGGAGAGGCCATCGGCCTCGTGGGCATGATCGTCACCGAGATCACCGGGCGCAAGACCGCCGAGAAGGCCCTGGCCGAGAGCGAGCAACGCTACCGCCTGCTCGCCGAGGCCCTGCCCAAGATGGTCTGGACCGCGACCCCGGACGGCAAGGGCGACTACTACAATCACCGCTGGAGCGAATATACCGGCGTCACCCCGCCGACCGGCGAGGTGTCGGAGTGGCACACCCACCTCCATCCGGAAGACCAGGCCGCCGCCCTCGATGAATGGAAGGGCAGCCTGGAATCGGGCAAGCCCTATTCGCGCGAATGCCGGTTCCGCGCCGGTGACGGCAGCTATCGCTGGTTCCTGTGCCGCGCGGTCCCGGTGCGCGACGACGACGGACGCATCGACCGCTGGTACGGCAGCTGCACCGACATTTCCGAGATCGTCGCCGCCCGCGAGGCGCTCGCCCGCACCAACGAGGATCTGGAGCGGCTCGCCAGCGCCCGCACCATGGAACTGGCCCGCGCCAACGCCCTGCTCAAGCAGGAGATGGAAGACCGCCTGAAGGCCGAGGCCCAGCTGCGGCAGGCCCAGAAGATGGAGGCGGTGGGCCAGCTCACCGGCGGCATCGCCCACGATTTCAACAATCTGCTCACCGTCATCATCGGCAACCTGGAGGCGGCCGAGCGGCGCGTGCCCAGGGACGACACCAACAAGGACGCCACCGACATCCGGCGCTTCCTCGATTACGGCCGCCAGGGCGCGCTTCGGGCCGCCACCCTGACCCAGCAGCTGCTCGCCTTTTCGCGCCGTCAGCCGCTGGACCCGCGCCCCACCGACATCAACAAGCTGATCACCGGCATGTCCGACATGCTGCGCAGCGCGCTGGGCGAGAAGGTGACGGTGGAAACCGTGCTGGCCGGCGGCCTCTGGTGCGCCGAGATCGACCACAACCAGCTGGAGAACGCCATCCTCAACCTCGGGGTCAACGGCCGCGATGCCATGCCCGCGGGCGGCACGCTGACCATTGAGACCGCCAATGCCTATCTGGACGAGGCCTATTGCGCCGCCCACGAGGACCTGGAGCCGGGCCAGTATGTGGCGGTCTTCGTCTGCGACACCGGCTCCGGCATGGCGGAGGAGGTGCGGGCGCGGGCGTTCGAGCCGTTCTTCACCACCAAGGGCCCGCGCGAGGGGACCGGGCTCGGCCTCAGCCAGGTCTACGGCTTCGTCAAGCAGTCGGGCGGCCACGTGATGATCTACAGCGCCCCCGGCGAGGGCACCACGGTGAAGCTCTACCTGCCGCGTCACCCCGACGACGTGGCGGGCGAGCCGGTCGACCCCGACGCGGACCACGCGCCCCATACCGGCGCCGCCCGCGTGCTGCTAGTGGAGGACGACGCCGCCCTCCGCGCGCTCTCGACCAAGGCCCTGCGCGATGCCGGGCACACGGTGGTGGAGGCCGCCGACGCCGCCTCCGCCCTCGCGACGCTGGAGGACGGCGCCGTGCCCGACCTGCTCCTCACCGACCTGCGCCTCGGCACCGACGCCCAGCGCATGGACGGACGCCATCTGGCGGACGAGGTGCGGCGGCGGCTCACCACGGTAAGGGTGCTATTTACGGCCGCATATGCGAAAAATGCTGCCAGTGAGAACGGACGGCTGGACCATGGGGTGCGCCTCCTGACCAAGCCGTTCACCCAGGCAGAGTTGGTCACGAAGGTGAAAGACGTGCTTGAGGCGCCGGGACATCGCGGCACTGTGCTGCTGGTGGAGGACGAGCCATTCGTCGCCATGGTGGCGCGGCAGATCCTGGAGGATCACGGCTTCGAGGTCACGGTGGCGTCCCATGGCCACGCGGCGCTGGCCCATGCCGAGGCGTCGGTGCCCGACCCGTCGCGCAACGCCCTGGTGCTGGCGGTGGTGGACGTGGGCCTTCCGGACATGAACGGGGACGAAGTGGTGCGCCGGCTCGGCGCCATCGCGCCCGGCCTGCCGGTGATCATCGCCACCGGCTACGGCACCCAGGAACTGGAAGCGGAATTCGGCGCCTCGCCCAGGATCGCGCTCATGGGCAAGCCCTATGACGGCGCCACCCTGCGCAATGGCCTGCGCAAGCTCGGCTTCAACATCGAGAGCGAGTGA
- a CDS encoding RNA polymerase, sigma-24 subunit, ECF subfamily (TIGRFAM: RNA polymerase sigma-70~PFAM: sigma-70 region 2 domain protein; sigma-70 region 4 domain protein; Sigma-70 region 4 type 2~KEGG: jan:Jann_3565 sigma-24 (FecI-like)), with protein sequence MDAAALRTQVLEFLPALRAFARSLTRNRTEADDLVQETLLKALSNMDKFDPGTNLRAWLFTILRNTYYTEIRKRRRENDGMSALAQQDTNIGPSQEWSATLSSLKEALARLPDDQREALVLVGAAGLSYEEAAEVCGCALGTIKSRVNRARAKLLVLMGAENTADVVEGDAVALSAARSVG encoded by the coding sequence ATGGATGCCGCCGCCCTGCGCACGCAGGTGCTCGAATTCCTCCCGGCGCTGCGCGCCTTCGCGCGGTCGCTGACACGCAACCGCACGGAAGCCGACGACCTGGTGCAGGAAACCCTGCTCAAGGCCTTGTCCAACATGGACAAGTTCGATCCGGGCACGAACCTGCGCGCATGGCTCTTCACGATCCTGCGCAACACCTATTACACCGAGATCCGCAAGCGCCGCCGCGAGAACGACGGCATGAGCGCCCTGGCCCAGCAGGACACCAACATCGGTCCGAGCCAGGAATGGTCGGCGACCCTGTCCTCCCTCAAGGAGGCCCTGGCCCGGCTGCCCGACGACCAGCGCGAGGCGCTGGTGCTGGTGGGCGCGGCGGGCCTGTCCTATGAGGAAGCGGCGGAGGTGTGCGGCTGCGCGCTGGGCACCATCAAGAGCCGGGTGAACCGCGCCCGCGCCAAGCTGCTGGTGCTCATGGGCGCCGAGAACACCGCCGACGTGGTGGAAGGTGACGCGGTCGCCTTGTCGGCCGCCCGCAGCGTCGGCTGA